The following are from one region of the Bacteroidota bacterium genome:
- a CDS encoding tetratricopeptide repeat protein: MKFRKHNIVLLLGMQLSFLFAMANKENDAALFYKNGDFEKAAIAYEQMIKQSPANAALYYNLGNAYYKSGEIAKSILNFERALRINPADEDVIYNLRLANLQTVDKIEPVPQVFYQKWWYGFIAGTSLNIRSYTVIICLWLTLIFFIVYLFSIKYGLRQFSFFASLICLVLTLTFWYVASSQSKILNDTPEAIIFATNPYVKSSPDDKGANLFMLHDGTKVTILDELKGWKKIRIANGNEGWIDEKALEKI; the protein is encoded by the coding sequence ATGAAATTTCGAAAGCATAACATAGTGCTCTTACTTGGCATGCAGCTAAGTTTTCTATTTGCCATGGCAAATAAAGAAAACGATGCTGCATTGTTTTATAAGAATGGCGATTTTGAAAAGGCTGCCATTGCATATGAGCAAATGATAAAGCAAAGCCCGGCTAATGCTGCTTTATATTATAATCTAGGAAATGCTTATTACAAATCAGGCGAAATAGCTAAGTCGATTTTAAACTTTGAGCGCGCTTTAAGAATTAATCCTGCTGATGAGGATGTTATTTACAATTTGCGTTTAGCAAATTTGCAAACAGTAGATAAGATAGAACCGGTGCCTCAGGTGTTTTATCAAAAGTGGTGGTATGGATTTATTGCAGGTACATCGCTTAACATACGCAGCTATACCGTTATTATATGTCTTTGGCTTACGCTTATTTTTTTCATCGTTTATTTGTTTTCAATCAAATATGGATTGAGGCAGTTTTCGTTTTTTGCATCGTTAATTTGCCTGGTGCTTACACTCACGTTTTGGTATGTTGCCTCTTCACAAAGCAAAATTCTGAACGATACTCCCGAGGCCATCATTTTTGCAACCAATCCATATGTGAAAAGTTCGCCTGACGATAAAGGCGCAAACCTATTTATGTTACACGATGGTACCAAGGTTACTATCCTCGATGAATTAAAGGGATGGAAAAAAATTCGCATTGCAAACGGCAATGAGGGTTGGATAGACGAGAAGGCCTTGGAGAAAATATAA